One genomic region from Rosa rugosa chromosome 1, drRosRugo1.1, whole genome shotgun sequence encodes:
- the LOC133725633 gene encoding exocyst complex component EXO70A1-like, which translates to MADVESVENLRAAQKILRASLEKSTAISSKLDEIGPRLEDIRQRLPSLEAAIRPSSMQKCSYFAIRDQINGAIGPAAAVLKVYDVVRELEESLLYESCDDLSAYLSSMKMLEEALGFLADNCELAIQWLEDIVEFLEDNVFSNDQSLLNVKKSLRILQELHEIEERAHLDGGALNAAINNLETEFRSLLMENSVTTTTCATLLPLTMPVVQKLQAIAGRLDGDYRLEKCIVLYIEVRSLNAVRSLQALDLDYLEIQVTEFDDIQSIESHIDQWCKHLELVVKDLIELEYKLCNDVFEKIGSDAWKHCVARLAEEFRLIYFLQFGRNVTKMKKNPLKLLKLLDMFALMESLRSNFNRLFGGEACTDIRTLTRELVKTVVNGAYEIFQELPCQVEMQRRFSPPPDGGIPGLVSFITNYCDQLLGDDYRPLLAQVLKIHQSWNQDVYGDGFLTNHIIIIMKEVALNLDAWSKAYEDICLSYLFMMNNHCHFCQLKGTKLGDIMGDSWLGAHEQYKNNCAALYLRQCWGKLLPLISQKDLNSFQESEKKTLKEFNERFDELYKEQSNWVICDENLRRKVCQILVQAVVPAYRSYMQKYGVLVEQDASASKYVKHTAQSLETMLSSMFQPTLVKKYCSTKHIRFGKLRNLVQNQFRVTLTAM; encoded by the coding sequence ATGGCTGATGTTGAAAGTGTTGAGAATCTCCGAGCTGCACAAAAAATCTTGAGGGCTAGTCTAGAGAAATCTACTGCTATTTCTTCAAAGCTAGATGAAATCGGGCCTAGATTGGAAGATATTAGGCAGAGATTGCCATCTTTGGAAGCTGCAATTAGACCTTCCTCCATGCAAAAATGTAGTTACTTTGCAATCAGGGACCAAATCAATGGTGCCATTGGCCCTGCTGCTGCTGTTCTCAAAGTCTACGACGTCGTCCGTGAGCTCGAGGAGTCACTACTCTATGAGTCGTGTGATGATCTTTCTGCTTATCTTTCATCGATGAAAATGCTCGAAGAAGCTTTGGGATTTCTTGCTGACAATTGTGAGCTGGCCATTCAGTGGCTGGAGGACATTGTTGAGTTTTTGGAAGATAATGTTTTTTCCAATGATCAAAGCCTTTTGAATGTGAAGAAATCTCTGAGGATCTTACAGGAGTTGCATGAAATCGAGGAGCGTGCTCATCTTGATGGAGGAGCTCTCAATGCTGCAATCAACAATCTTGAGACTGAATTCAGGAGTCTATTGATGGAGAATAGTGTTACAACAACAACCTGTGCTACTTTATTACCATTAACTATGCCTGTAGTCCAAAAGCTTCAAGCCATAGCTGGGAGATTGGATGGTGATTATCGGCTTGAAAAGTGCATAGTCTTGTACATTGAAGTTCGGAGTTTGAATGCGGTAAGAAGCTTGCAGGCTCTTGATCTGGACTACCTTGAGATACAAGTCACCGAATTTGATGACATCCAGAGCATTGAGTCTCATATTGATCAATGGTGCAAGCATTTGGAGTTGGTTGTGAAGGACCTAATCGAGCTGGAGTACAAACTCTGCAACGATGTCTTTGAGAAGATAGGATCAGATGCTTGGAAGCACTGTGTTGCAAGACTGGCTGAGGAGTTTAGACTAATTTATTTCCTTCAGTTTGGAAGGAATGTCACCAAGATGAAGAAGAACCCTCTCAAGCTCTTGAAGCTATTAGATATGTTTGCACTTATGGAAAGTCTAAGATCAAATTTTAACCGCCTTTTTGGTGGAGAAGCCTGCACTGACATTCGGACCCTGACAAGGGAACTAGTGAAGACAGTAGTGAATGGTGCTTATGAGATTTTCCAGGAACTTCCTTGTCAAGTGGAGATGCAGCGGCGATTTTCTCCTCCCCCAGACGGTGGCATTCCCGGGTTAGTAAGCTTTATAACTAATTACTGTGACCAATTACTAGGGGATGACTATAGGCCACTATTGGCCCAGGTCTTGAAGATCCATCAAAGCTGGAATCAAGATGTGTATGGAGATGGTTTCCTTACCAACCACATTATTATTATAATGAAGGAAGTTGCGCTAAATCTGGATGCATGGTCCAAGGCATATGAAGATATCTGCCTCTCCTACCTTTTCATGATGAACAATCATTGCCATTTCTGTCAGCTAAAAGGCACAAAGCTCGGCGATATAATGGGAGATTCTTGGTTAGGAGCTCATGAGCAATACAAGAACAATTGTGCAGCTCTCTACTTGAGACAATGCTGGGGAAAGCTTCTGCCTCTTATAAGTCAAAAGGATTTAAATTCATTTCAGGAGTCTGAAAAGAAGACGCTGAAGGAATTCAATGAGCGTTTTGATGAATTGTACAAGGAGCAGTCCAATTGGGTCATATGTGACGAAAACTTGAGGAGAAAAGTATGCCAGATTTTGGTGCAGGCGGTTGTACCAGCTTATAGGAGCTACATGCAAAAGTATGGGGTTTTGGTTGAACAAGATGCAAGTGCTAGTAAATATGTGAAGCACACAGCACAAAGCTTGGAGACTATGCTTAGTTCTATGTTTCAGCCTACACTGGTCAAGAAGTATTGCAGCACCAAACATATACGCTTTGGTAAGCTGAGAAACCTGGTGCAAAATCAATTTCGTGTAACTCTTACAGCTATGTGA
- the LOC133731303 gene encoding SNF2 domain-containing protein CLASSY 3-like, giving the protein MLFVNNSAIIGLDKFFSISSNLTSLAPNPYGKAGRKRFYEEDNRSILDDLQCNDPDNCGFSSDAHTEGTVWDLIPGVKSDMYPHQREGFEFIWSHLAGGIQLGKLAKPSACGGDGCIISHAPGTGKTRLTIIFIQSYMNFNPSSRPLIVAPRTMLLTWEEEFKKWGFDIPFHNLNNPDFTGKEDEAARNLVKDSKSSEMINLTRIVKLKSWAEKRSILGISYSLFEQICGASTKKGKHPLSPRRKLEAEQMWKVLVEFPGLVVFDEGHNPRNDQSYSWNALLKLKTRRRILLSGTPFQNNFEELYNTVCLVRPEWTTNPTCLGAFDKKQRTWGQMRSRKGNAGKGQFADDNTKRAKEVRAMISPFVHVYKGTILQDKLPGLRNSVVVLQPTALQQRCSDRIQLIKNPFEYERIEAKVTIHPSLLLNEKRSMFLEEDKHSGDWERLTEIKLNPEGGVKARFAVDLIRLCQAMNERVLVFSQWVDPLLLIRDLLKSQFQWVEGEEVMYMDGKCDAKQRQSSMSYFNDPSTKAKVMLATTRGCNEGISLVGASRVVLLDVAWNPSVERQAISRAFRLGQKKIVFVYHLLMAGAREEDKYNRQVEKYWLSELVFSCSDTEADAKKIPAAVAEDKILEEMVQHQKLKHIFQKITLLDEASYLDEEFV; this is encoded by the exons ATGTTGTTTGTGAATAACTCTGCCATTATTGGACTTGACAAGTTCTTTTCTATATCTTCTAATTTGACAAGTCTT GCTCCAAACCCTTATGGAAAAGCTGGCCGGAAGAGATTTTATGAAGAAGACAACCGGTCTATCCTTGATGATCTTCAGTGTAATGACCCTGACAATTGTGGCTTTAGTTCGGATGCTCATACTGAAGGCACGGTGTGGGACTTGATCCCTGGTGTGAAAAGTGATATGTACCCTCATCAGCGTGAAGGTTTTGAATTTATTTGGAGTCACTTAGCTGGTGGAATTCAGCTTGGAAAGTTGGCAAAACCTAGTGCTTGTGGCGGTGATGGATGCATTATATCACATGCACCTGGGACTGGGAAGACTCGTTTGACTATTATCTTTATCCAGTCGTACATGAATTTTAACCCATCAAGCAGGCCACTCATTGTTGCTCCACGTACCATGCTTCTTACTTGGGAAGAGGAGTTTAAGAAATGGGGTTTTGACATTCCCTTTCACAATCTTAACAATCCTGACTTCACTGGCAAGGAGGATGAAGCAGCTCGCAATCTTGTGAAGGATAGTAAAAGTTCAGAAATGATAAACTTGACCCGTATCGTGAAGCTAAAGTCCTGGGCAGAGAAAAGAAGCATCTTGGGTATTAGTTATTCACTGTTTGAGCAGATTTGTGGAGCTTCTACCAAGAAAGGAAAACATCCACTTTCTCCAAGACGAAAGCTCGAAGCTGAGCAGATGTGGAAAGTCCTTGTTGAATTTCCTGGTCTTGTAGTATTTGACGAAGGGCACAATCCTCGCAACGACCAGAGTTACTCATGGAATGCTCTTTTaaaactgaaaacaagaaggcGCATTCTCCTCTCTGGTACTCCTTTTCAGAATAATTTTGAGGAGCTCTACAATACAGTCTGCCTGGTGAGGCCAGAATGGACCACCAATCCTACCTGCCTTGGAGCTTTTGACAAAAAGCAACGGACTTGGGGCCAAATGCGAAGCAGAAAAGGCAATGCTGGGAAAGGCCAATTTGCTGATGATAATACAAAACGAGCTAAAGAGGTCAGAGCTATGATTTCCCCATTTGTGCATGTTTACAAAGGCACCATACTGCAAGATAAGCTTCCCGGGTTAAGGAACTCAGTTGTTGTTTTACAGCCAACAGCTTTACAGCAGAGATGTTCTGACAGAATTCAGCTGATAAAGAATCCATTTGAATATGAACGAATAGAGGCTAAAGTAACTATCCACCCCTCTCTCTTGCTTAATGAAAAGCGCTCTATGTTTCTTGAGGAAGACAAGCATTCAGGTGACTGGGAAAGGCTAACAGAAATCAAGTTAAATCCTGAAGGTGGAGTGAAGGCAAGATTTGCAGTTGATCTCATTCGGCTTTGTCAAGCTATGAATGAAAGAGTTTTGGTATTCAGTCAGTGGGTTGATCCATTGCTCTTAATAAGGGACCTGCTCAAATCTCAGTTTCAGTGGGTGGAAGGAGAGGAGGTTATGTATATGGATGGAAAATGTGATGCAAAGCAGCGCCAATCCTCAATGAGTTATTTCAATGATCCATCCACCAAAGCAAAGGTTATGTTAGCTACAACAAGAGGTTGCAACGAAGGAATAAGTTTAGTTGGAGCTTCAAGGGTCGTACTGCTTGATGTTGCATGGAACCCTTCTGTTGAGAGGCAAGCTATATCCCGAGCATTCCGATTGGGAcagaaaaaaattgtgttcgtCTACCATCTCCTCATGGCTGGGGCAAGAGAAGAGGACAAATACAACCGACAAGTTGAGAAGTATTGGTTGTCTGAATTGGTATTTTCTTGTTCGGATACAGAAGCTGATGCCAAGAAAATCCCAGCTGCGGTCGCGGAGGACAAGATTTTGGAAGAGATGGTTCAGCACCAGAAACTGAAGCATATATTTCAAAAGATAACATTACTGGATGAAGCTTCATATTTGGACGAAGAATTTGT ATGA
- the LOC133731312 gene encoding SNF2 domain-containing protein CLASSY 3-like, with product MDYRPVSSRTRSKRDKAIIERHLEMKINSGVSPASRDKKMRRSNQASVSHMGESSSRRQSFEWVADHVESLENQQNDDDSESVIKRSGKQGKGKGVAVGVKRKRSLGLDVSADSNKDGCHWRAVSDNGVEVVDLVDSPDDDEVLVSKGKEGGVGVDVDVDGVSDDESDEDVEDVRDNKSDEDVSSAEEDDSSDESVFSIEEKNECVSSSVEDSSEQEDEEESEVTEKNEKACKGESVEVDWKGKINADGDVLHYCSAHDTDTDVRSEQVWKEESLGIHLKGKINADGDDLHSSSDYDISDRRAKLGEAESVLVTSRTEKKSTRVPKQKRLPTIAFEAPKVECLPLRFSFAKQPTIPEKPDYEREVDALLAEYRFSIAYENASADSKAKGNNFSRSFNSRKDDKDETYGGSRPETYKKKERVGNLTNKKGITAPKDCNAFMILVDSIYDKGEVSGELPPFGDESPQDEAPRDEPLPLFFTLGHPPSPAPEKSASEIELENLFEEYDFVQMSEEIGSTDSKLVETNDSVPPGTEVTQYMLCSQGKHDLILDEEIGLICQFCPHVHREIKYIVPDFSTVLAHASVCIFVGFLLGFRDVARTYGQ from the exons ATGGATTATAGGCCTGTATCAAGCAGAACAAGGTCGAAGAGAGACAAAGCTATCATTGAACGTcatttggaaatgaaaattaacaGTGGGGTGAGTCCAGCCTCAAGGGATAAGAAAATGAGGAGGTCCAACCAGGCTTCTGTTTCTCATATGGGTGAGTCCAGTTCTAGGAGACAGAGTTTTGAGTGGGTTGCTGATCATGTGGAATCCCTAGAAAACCAACAGAATGATGATGATTCAGAGAGTGTTATAAAAAGAAGTGGGAAACAGGGAAAGGGGAAAGGAGTTGCGGTTGGTGTGAAGAGAAAGAGGAGTTTAGGATTAGATGTGTCGGCTGATAGCAACAAAGATGGTTGCCATTGGAGAGCTGTTTCGGATAATGGTGTGGAAGTTGTCGATTTGGTGGATAGTCCTGATGATGATGAGGTACTAGTTTCTAAAGGTAAAGAGGGAGGAGTAGGAgttgatgttgatgttgatggtGTGAGTGATGATGAAAGTGATGAGGATGTTGAAGATGTTCGTGATAATAAGAGTGATGAGGATGTTTCATCAGCAGAGGAAGATGACAGTAGTGACGAAAGTGTGTTCTCTATAGAGGAGAAAAATGAATGTGTTTCCTCATCAGTTGAAGATAGTAGTGAGCAGGAAGATGAAGAGGAGAGTGAGGTGACGGAGAAGAATGAGAAAGCGTGCAAGGGAGAAAGTGTTGAGGTTGATTGGAAGGGAAAGATAAATGCTGATGGTGATGTTCTGCATTATTGTTCTGCTCATGATACTGATACTGATGTCAGAAGTGAGCAAGTGTGGAAGGAAGAAAGTCTTGGGATTCATCTGAAGGGAAAGATTAATGCTGATGGGGATGATCTACATTCTTCTTCTGATTATGATATCAGTGACAGAAGGGCAAAATTGGGGGAGGCAGAGAGTGTGTTGGTTACCTCCCGAACTGAAAAAAAGAGCACGAGGGTACCAAAACAGAAAAGATTACCTACTATTGCATTTGAAGCCCCAAAAGTTGAATGTCTCCCTTTGAGATTCAGTTTTGCTAAGCAGCCAACTATTCCTGAGAAGCCAGATTATGAGAGAGAAGTAGATGCCCTTCTTGCTGAATATAGATTTTCTATAGCATATGAGAATGCTTCTGCTGATTCTAAG GCCAAAGGAAACAACTTTTCAAGGTCCTTTAATTCACGAAAGGATGACAAAGATGAGACATATGGTGGTAGTCGTCCAGAAACAtataagaagaaagaaagggtGGGGAATCTTACCAACAAAAAGGGCATTACAGCACCAAAAGATTGCAATGCCTTTATGATTCTTGTAGATTCGATttatgacaagggagaagtgtcAGGGGAACTACCTCCGTTTGGGGATGAATCCCCCCAAGATGAAGCTCCAAGAGATGAGCCTCTTCCATTGTTTTTCACGCTTGGTCATCCTCCAAGTCCTGCACCAGAGAAGTCAGCTTCTGAGATAGAACTAGAAAAcctttttgaagaatatgacTTTGTCCAAATGTCTGAAGAGATTGGTTCCACTGATTCTAAACTG GTTGAAACTAATGACTCAGTCCCTCCCGGTACGGAAGTTACTCAGTATATGCTTTGTAGTCAAGGGAAACACGATCTTATACTTGATGAAGAAATTGGACTCATATGCCAATTCTGCCCTCATGTGCATCGGGAGATCAAGTATATTGTACCAGACTTT AGCACTGTGTTGGCACATGCATCAGTATGCATCTTTGTAGGCTTTCTTTTAGGTTTTAGAGATGTAGCAAGGACTTACGGGCAATAA
- the LOC133742688 gene encoding 26S proteasome regulatory subunit 7-like, whose amino-acid sequence MAPEPEDIKDEKNPRLLDEDDIALLKTYGLGSYSTHIKKAEKEIKEMAKKVNDLCGIKESDTSLAAPSQWDLVLDKQMMQEEQPLQVARCTKIISLNSEDAKYVINVKQIANFVVGLGDKVSPTDIEEGMRVGDDRNKYQIQIPLPPKIDPSVTMKTVKEKPDVTYNDVSGCEE is encoded by the coding sequence ATGGCGCCAGAACCTGAAGATATCAAGGACGAGAAGAACCCTAGACTCCTCGATGAGGACGACATCGCCCTCCTCAAGACCTATGGATTAGGGTCTTACTCTACTCATATTAAGAAGGCTGAGAAGGAAATTAAGGAGATGGCTAAAAAGGTCAATGATTTATGTGGTATTAAGGAGTCTGACACTAGTCTAGCTGCTCCCAGCCAGTGGGATCTTGTTTTGGATAAGCAGATGATGCAGGAGGAGCAACCTCTGCAGGTTGCGAGGTGCACCAAGATTATCAGTCTCAATTCAGAAGATGCTAAATACGTCATCAACGTTAAGCAAATTGCAAACTTTGTAGTCGGCCTGGGTGACAAGGTTTCCCCAACAGATATAGAAGAAGGCATGCGTGTCGGGGATGATCGAAACAAATATCAAATTCAGATTCCTTTGCCTCCAAAAATTGATCCAAGTGTGACCATGAAGACTGTGAAAGAGAAGCCAGATGTGACGTATAACGATGTCAGTGGATGTGAGGAGTAG
- the LOC133725634 gene encoding uncharacterized protein LOC133725634 isoform X2 — protein sequence MDQLFSAKPKPFRIHRKSPIASKIKSSISVKLSEFLGDYTDDVFLEYITVLVCNGKDQYQARDDLEAFLGERSEEFVSWLWDLLFKHAGKFCKDTDYLDEVPGISPPNSDSSIGAKVDRCTDFQSHVNKLLMRDDKMRHSACDPASCNDMKLAKGSQHYPSVSVPSTEVNTRVALSHGRRNEILRRYMASGDIDGEGDRRTQSKNQITQIVNHKCSGLPRERLHLPEREAMAKNTELSVSGRQFSAQICASNKLGTSLSQRSVGAGSIRSKKSRGSVWDRLGKPCEDISGGLKSVDFYGAGHNKQYDKVNQLALVLPKRNSEVPAFDKKRLYSNPVEMEKLELVDNAVSEPHFSNNIGRKRLFGQISPECEDTSQNFKKSDVATNDLKTIQELLHVKEKLNQVEIEMSKLRSKQVEFEKNDGKTNHLLNSGAPKDSEETFESRTVLVTNVHFAATREALSLYFAKCGMIVNVMILTDTVTSKPKGSAYVTFASKESVDKAVALSGATFFCRTLKVLRMAGAAVEASAPTQLPEMTSLNIPHGNRIAFPSKPHYMRSTLQWRREPGAVPSELPCPASVGVSSSAHEQHISISNKDRKTSSLEPHEATTST from the exons ATGGATCAACTTTTCTCGGCGAAACCTAAACCCTTCCGTATCCACAGAAAATCACCTATCGCTTCCAAGATCAAATCCTCCATCTCCGTCAAGCTCTCTGAATTTCTCGGTGATTACACTGACGACGTCTTCCTG GAGTATATTACAGTGCTGGTTTGTAATGGAAAGGATCAATATCAGGCAAGAGATGACTTAGAGGCATTTCTTGGTGAGAGGAGTGAAGAATTTGTATCATG GTTATGGGACCTTCTCTTCAAACATGCTGGAAAGTTTTGTAAGGATACTGACTATCTCGATGAAGTTCCTGGCATTAGTCCCCCAAACAGTGATAGCAGCATTGGTGCAAAAGTTGACAGGTGTACAGACTTCCAGAGCCATGTTAACAAACTTTTG ATGAGGGATGATAAAATGCGACATTCTGCTTGTGATCCTGCTTCCTGTAACGATATGAAGCTTGCTAAAGGTTCTCAACATTACCCCTCTGTCTCTGTCCCTTCAACTGAGGTGAATACCAGGGTAGCGTTGTCACATGGACGTAGAAATGAAATTCTGAGAAGATATATGGCAAGTGGAGATATTGATGGTGAGGGAGATCGAAGAACTCAGTCTAAAAATCAGATTACCCAG ATTGTCAATCATAAATGCAGTGGATTGCCTAGAGAGCGGTTACATTTACCAGAAAGAGAGGCCATGGCTAAGAATACAGAATTGTCCGTATCAG GACGCCAATTTTCTGCACAGATTTGTGCCAGTAACAAGTTAGGAACTAGTCTGTCACAAAGATCTGTAGGTGCAGGATCCATACGTAGTAAAAAATCTCGGGGTAGTGTTTGGGATAGATTGGGCAAGCCATGTGAGGACATATCTGGGGGACTCAAGAGTGTTGATTTTTACGGTGCCGGGCATAACAAGCAATATGACAAAGTTAATCAGCTTGCATTAGTACTTCCGAAGAGGAATTCTGAAGTTCCTGCTTTTGATAAGAAGAGGTTGTACAGTAATCCTGTTGAGATGGAGAAACTGGAGCTTGTTGATAATGCAGTGAGTGAACCTCATTTTTCAAATAATATTGGGCGGAAGAGGCTCTTTGGTCAAATCAGTCCTGAATGCGAAGATACCTCACAGAATTTTAAGAAATCAGATGTGGCCACAAATGATTTGAAGACCATACAG gaATTGCTTCATGTGAAAGAAAAATTGAATCAAGTTGAAATCGAAATGTCAAAGCTTCGGTCAAAGCAGGTGGAGTTTGAAAAAAATGATGGGAAAACGAATCACTTGCTGAATTCTG GGGCACCGAAAGATTCAGAGGAAACTTTTGAGTCAAGAACTGTGTTGGTGACAAAT GTACATTTTGCAGCAACTAGAGAAGCTTTGTCACTGTACTTTGCCAAGTGTGGAATGATTGTTAACGTAATGATCTTGACAGACACAGTGACTTCTAAGCCAAAAGG GTCTGCTTATGTTACTTTCGCTAGCAAGGAGTCTGTTGACAAAGCAGTGGCATTGAGTGGGGCGACATTCTTTTGTAGGACCTTGAAG GTTCTAAGGATGGCAGGAGCAGCTGTGGAGGCATCAGCACCAACCCAGCTTCCCGAGATGACTTCCCTCAATATTCCACATGGCAATAGAATTGCTTTCCCCAGCAAACCACATTATATGAGGTCTACTCTGCAGTGGAGAAGAGAGCCTGGCGCTGTCCCATCAGAACTTCCATGCCCAGCTAGTGTTGGAGTTTCCTCTTCTGCCCACGAGCAACATATTTCTATTTCCAACAAAGACCGGAAGACATCATCATTAGAGCCCCATGAAGCAACCACAAGCACATAA
- the LOC133725634 gene encoding uncharacterized protein LOC133725634 isoform X1, with the protein MDQLFSAKPKPFRIHRKSPIASKIKSSISVKLSEFLGDYTDDVFLEYITVLVCNGKDQYQARDDLEAFLGERSEEFVSWLWDLLFKHAGKFCKDTDYLDEVPGISPPNSDSSIGAKVDRCTDFQSHVNKLLQMRDDKMRHSACDPASCNDMKLAKGSQHYPSVSVPSTEVNTRVALSHGRRNEILRRYMASGDIDGEGDRRTQSKNQITQIVNHKCSGLPRERLHLPEREAMAKNTELSVSGRQFSAQICASNKLGTSLSQRSVGAGSIRSKKSRGSVWDRLGKPCEDISGGLKSVDFYGAGHNKQYDKVNQLALVLPKRNSEVPAFDKKRLYSNPVEMEKLELVDNAVSEPHFSNNIGRKRLFGQISPECEDTSQNFKKSDVATNDLKTIQELLHVKEKLNQVEIEMSKLRSKQVEFEKNDGKTNHLLNSGAPKDSEETFESRTVLVTNVHFAATREALSLYFAKCGMIVNVMILTDTVTSKPKGSAYVTFASKESVDKAVALSGATFFCRTLKVLRMAGAAVEASAPTQLPEMTSLNIPHGNRIAFPSKPHYMRSTLQWRREPGAVPSELPCPASVGVSSSAHEQHISISNKDRKTSSLEPHEATTST; encoded by the exons ATGGATCAACTTTTCTCGGCGAAACCTAAACCCTTCCGTATCCACAGAAAATCACCTATCGCTTCCAAGATCAAATCCTCCATCTCCGTCAAGCTCTCTGAATTTCTCGGTGATTACACTGACGACGTCTTCCTG GAGTATATTACAGTGCTGGTTTGTAATGGAAAGGATCAATATCAGGCAAGAGATGACTTAGAGGCATTTCTTGGTGAGAGGAGTGAAGAATTTGTATCATG GTTATGGGACCTTCTCTTCAAACATGCTGGAAAGTTTTGTAAGGATACTGACTATCTCGATGAAGTTCCTGGCATTAGTCCCCCAAACAGTGATAGCAGCATTGGTGCAAAAGTTGACAGGTGTACAGACTTCCAGAGCCATGTTAACAAACTTTTG CAGATGAGGGATGATAAAATGCGACATTCTGCTTGTGATCCTGCTTCCTGTAACGATATGAAGCTTGCTAAAGGTTCTCAACATTACCCCTCTGTCTCTGTCCCTTCAACTGAGGTGAATACCAGGGTAGCGTTGTCACATGGACGTAGAAATGAAATTCTGAGAAGATATATGGCAAGTGGAGATATTGATGGTGAGGGAGATCGAAGAACTCAGTCTAAAAATCAGATTACCCAG ATTGTCAATCATAAATGCAGTGGATTGCCTAGAGAGCGGTTACATTTACCAGAAAGAGAGGCCATGGCTAAGAATACAGAATTGTCCGTATCAG GACGCCAATTTTCTGCACAGATTTGTGCCAGTAACAAGTTAGGAACTAGTCTGTCACAAAGATCTGTAGGTGCAGGATCCATACGTAGTAAAAAATCTCGGGGTAGTGTTTGGGATAGATTGGGCAAGCCATGTGAGGACATATCTGGGGGACTCAAGAGTGTTGATTTTTACGGTGCCGGGCATAACAAGCAATATGACAAAGTTAATCAGCTTGCATTAGTACTTCCGAAGAGGAATTCTGAAGTTCCTGCTTTTGATAAGAAGAGGTTGTACAGTAATCCTGTTGAGATGGAGAAACTGGAGCTTGTTGATAATGCAGTGAGTGAACCTCATTTTTCAAATAATATTGGGCGGAAGAGGCTCTTTGGTCAAATCAGTCCTGAATGCGAAGATACCTCACAGAATTTTAAGAAATCAGATGTGGCCACAAATGATTTGAAGACCATACAG gaATTGCTTCATGTGAAAGAAAAATTGAATCAAGTTGAAATCGAAATGTCAAAGCTTCGGTCAAAGCAGGTGGAGTTTGAAAAAAATGATGGGAAAACGAATCACTTGCTGAATTCTG GGGCACCGAAAGATTCAGAGGAAACTTTTGAGTCAAGAACTGTGTTGGTGACAAAT GTACATTTTGCAGCAACTAGAGAAGCTTTGTCACTGTACTTTGCCAAGTGTGGAATGATTGTTAACGTAATGATCTTGACAGACACAGTGACTTCTAAGCCAAAAGG GTCTGCTTATGTTACTTTCGCTAGCAAGGAGTCTGTTGACAAAGCAGTGGCATTGAGTGGGGCGACATTCTTTTGTAGGACCTTGAAG GTTCTAAGGATGGCAGGAGCAGCTGTGGAGGCATCAGCACCAACCCAGCTTCCCGAGATGACTTCCCTCAATATTCCACATGGCAATAGAATTGCTTTCCCCAGCAAACCACATTATATGAGGTCTACTCTGCAGTGGAGAAGAGAGCCTGGCGCTGTCCCATCAGAACTTCCATGCCCAGCTAGTGTTGGAGTTTCCTCTTCTGCCCACGAGCAACATATTTCTATTTCCAACAAAGACCGGAAGACATCATCATTAGAGCCCCATGAAGCAACCACAAGCACATAA